One stretch of Acidobacteriota bacterium DNA includes these proteins:
- the msrP gene encoding protein-methionine-sulfoxide reductase catalytic subunit MsrP, whose amino-acid sequence MSKVLQLPRLEPTEESVFLNRRRFVQTALLAGAGTCLYPSLGCSQPPPPPEGGPLALPFERPEVFPAKRNAGFDPPNLELTDRLVAATHNNFYEFLPNRGGPVWKYTSRFEVEPWKVEVSGECQKPRTFDLDDLFGFEQEERVYRFRCVETWAMNIPWTGFPLSKLLKDVQPTAKARHVRFITAHRPAQMPGLSERHYPWPYYEALRLDEAMNDLTLAVTGVYGKPLLKQHGAPVRIIVPWKYGYKSPKSIVKIELVAKKPGTFWSAKPYQHEYGYLSNVNPNVPHPRWSQEWDYMLVANAAPRRGPRRPTLMFNGYADQVGHLYPDEPTKPQRSLRRGQTAR is encoded by the coding sequence GTGAGCAAAGTCCTTCAGCTTCCGCGTTTGGAGCCGACAGAGGAATCGGTGTTCCTGAACCGCCGCAGGTTCGTACAGACGGCCCTGCTGGCTGGCGCCGGCACCTGCCTGTATCCCTCCCTCGGCTGCTCCCAACCGCCTCCGCCTCCGGAAGGCGGCCCCCTGGCCCTTCCCTTCGAGCGACCGGAGGTGTTCCCGGCCAAGCGCAACGCCGGTTTCGATCCCCCGAACCTCGAATTGACCGACCGCCTGGTGGCAGCCACCCACAACAATTTCTACGAGTTTCTGCCCAATCGCGGGGGACCGGTCTGGAAATATACCAGCAGGTTTGAAGTGGAGCCCTGGAAGGTTGAGGTGAGCGGCGAGTGTCAAAAGCCCCGCACCTTCGATCTGGACGACCTGTTCGGATTCGAGCAGGAAGAGCGGGTCTACCGCTTTCGTTGCGTGGAAACCTGGGCCATGAACATTCCCTGGACGGGATTCCCCCTGAGCAAGCTGCTCAAGGACGTCCAGCCCACCGCCAAGGCCCGACACGTCCGCTTCATTACCGCCCACCGGCCCGCACAGATGCCGGGACTCAGTGAAAGGCACTACCCGTGGCCCTATTACGAAGCCCTGCGCCTGGACGAGGCCATGAACGACCTGACCCTGGCGGTGACCGGAGTCTACGGCAAGCCTCTGCTCAAACAGCACGGGGCCCCCGTGCGCATCATCGTGCCCTGGAAGTACGGCTACAAGTCACCCAAGTCCATCGTGAAGATCGAGCTGGTCGCCAAGAAGCCGGGGACCTTCTGGTCGGCCAAGCCTTACCAGCACGAGTACGGCTACCTGAGCAACGTGAACCCCAACGTTCCCCATCCCCGATGGTCCCAGGAATGGGACTACATGCTGGTGGCCAACGCGGCGCCGCGCCGGGGACCTCGGCGCCCCACCCTGATGTTCAACGGCTACGCGGACCAGGTGGGGCACCTCTACCCGGACGAACCCACCAAGCCCCAGCGCTCTCTGAGACGCGGGCAGACTGCCCGCTGA
- a CDS encoding Nramp family divalent metal transporter, which yields MHRRTTKKMTPTGRSADNGPSETLPPPRHFLGRLRQVGPSLILTAGIVGSGELIVTTTLGARLGFAALWLILLSCASKVVLQVEIGRYAISSGDSSLRSVDRIPGPRWRASWVVWGWLLSTLISASLVGGIVGGVAQCLHLILPHLSVTAWGVLACLVTLGILLSGGYSVVERGAMLMVVAFSLTTVVAAGALQWSGHALSPENIWEGLTFQLPAQGGLALAFALFGLTGVGTSDLFAYPNWCLEKGYARHIGPRSGRPDWNKRARGWIRVMQLDALLAMGIYTTITVAFYLLGAAVLHGQGLVPEGGQMIATLSRTFTGIFGPWGYFVFLTGALVTLYSTLFASVAANAIMGLDCLTVFGFLSRDRPLQRIRWRRGMQVFWAAVFATIFLAFPEQPVHLIVVGGVVQTGMLPVIACSILYLRYRRLDRGIGPSPWIDWLLWLSAGLTLCVASYTLLGHLGG from the coding sequence GTGCATCGAAGGACCACCAAGAAGATGACGCCAACCGGCCGATCCGCCGACAATGGGCCTTCAGAGACCCTTCCTCCTCCCAGGCACTTCCTGGGTCGTCTTCGCCAGGTCGGTCCGTCTCTCATCCTGACCGCGGGGATCGTCGGCTCGGGCGAGCTGATCGTGACCACCACGCTGGGAGCCAGGCTGGGCTTTGCAGCGCTCTGGCTGATCCTGTTGAGCTGCGCCTCCAAGGTGGTTCTGCAGGTGGAGATCGGACGCTACGCCATCTCCTCGGGAGACTCCTCGCTCAGGTCGGTGGACCGGATTCCGGGACCGCGCTGGCGAGCCTCCTGGGTGGTTTGGGGCTGGCTCTTGAGCACCTTGATCTCCGCCAGCCTGGTGGGAGGGATCGTCGGCGGCGTGGCTCAATGCCTCCACCTGATCCTTCCACACCTGAGTGTCACTGCCTGGGGAGTCCTCGCCTGCCTGGTGACCTTGGGGATCCTGCTCAGCGGCGGCTACAGCGTGGTGGAGCGTGGGGCCATGTTGATGGTGGTGGCTTTCAGCCTGACCACGGTGGTGGCGGCAGGGGCCCTGCAGTGGTCGGGCCACGCCCTGTCTCCCGAAAATATCTGGGAAGGGCTGACGTTTCAACTACCGGCCCAGGGGGGGCTGGCCCTGGCTTTTGCCCTGTTCGGGCTGACCGGGGTGGGTACGTCCGATCTGTTTGCCTATCCCAACTGGTGCCTGGAGAAAGGGTACGCTCGCCATATCGGACCCCGCAGCGGCCGGCCGGACTGGAACAAGCGAGCGCGGGGCTGGATCCGGGTGATGCAACTGGATGCCTTGCTGGCCATGGGCATCTATACCACCATCACGGTTGCCTTCTACTTGCTGGGAGCCGCCGTTCTTCACGGCCAGGGCCTGGTGCCCGAGGGCGGCCAGATGATCGCTACCCTTTCCAGGACCTTTACCGGAATTTTCGGTCCCTGGGGCTACTTCGTTTTTCTTACCGGAGCCCTGGTCACCCTCTACTCCACCCTGTTCGCCTCGGTGGCGGCCAACGCCATCATGGGACTGGATTGTCTGACCGTCTTCGGCTTTCTTTCGCGTGATCGCCCGCTGCAGCGGATCCGCTGGCGAAGGGGTATGCAGGTCTTCTGGGCAGCGGTTTTCGCCACCATCTTCCTGGCTTTTCCGGAACAGCCGGTTCACCTCATCGTTGTGGGAGGCGTGGTGCAGACCGGCATGTTGCCCGTGATTGCCTGCTCCATCCTCTACCTGCGCTACCGCCGGCTGGATCGCGGGATCGGTCCCTCCCCCTGGATCGACTGGCTGCTGTGGCTGTCCGCCGGACTTACGCTCTGCGTGGCCTCTTATACGCTGTTGGGGCACCTGGGTGGATGA